The Linepithema humile isolate Giens D197 chromosome 2, Lhum_UNIL_v1.0, whole genome shotgun sequence genome has a segment encoding these proteins:
- the kcc gene encoding solute carrier family 12 member 4 isoform X1 — protein MERFRVTPASNAVHYTKQPPLRDYDQPLNGTQLEHLVAISTSACDGGGAGGDGDPIVGSTNSEKKSGYETNLYLYSEEMEDRPRISTLLNSLASYTNTIPAPTDPDSKSAPAAGGGARMGTLIGVYLPCIQNIFGVILFIRLTWVVGTAGALQGFFIVLCCCCVTMLTAISMSAIATNGKVPAGGSYFMISRSLGPEFGGAVGMLFYTGTTLAAAMYIIGAVEIVLTYMAPSLSIFGDFTKDANIMYNNFRVYGTILLMIMGTIVFVGVKFVNKFATVALACVILSIIAVYVGLFVNINGNESLKLCVLGRRLLKDLNVATDCNKNVSGVLHRLYCGNSTRQQQCDPYYLQNNLTVMNGIRGLASGVFLENVWDSYQEEGQLIVYGSDPKDMDVLSGSSFNQVQVDLTTTFTILIGIFFPSVTGIMAGSNRSGDLADAQKSIPIGTICAILTTSTVYLSTVLLFAGTVDNLLLRDKFGQSIGGKLVVANMAWPNQWVILIGSFLSTLGAGLQSLTGAPRLLQAIARDGIIPFLSPFATSSSRGEPTRALVLTVLICQCGILLGNVDYLAPLLSMFFLMCYGFVNLACALQTLLRTPNWRPRFKYYHWSLSFLGLALCIAIMFMTSWYYALLAMGMAGCIYKYIEYRGAEKEWGDGIRGLALSAARYSLLRLEEGPPHTKNWRPQILILAKLTDDLVPKYRKLFAFANQLKAGKGLTISVSCISGDYTQNSGEALAAKQSLKKTATEEKVKGFVDVLVVRNIVDGLSSLVQTTGLGGLKPNTVILGWPYGWRQSEEERTWRVFLQTVRSVQAAKMALLVPKGINFFPDSSEKIIGNIDVWWIVHDGGLLMLLPFLLKQHRTWKNCKMRIFTVAQMEDNSIQMKKDLKKFLYDLRIEAEVEIVEMTNTDISAYTYERTLIMEQRNQMLRELQLNKKQSLGVVQSLVDFNEVPAEEKLPLVQAIVDHHHNVDAKIPTKVRFQEPGNQSTNVTDDTKEKLMQDGESNNKEDAAEESSEKEEVKENKEEEAKLISGSPKAENKENAEKEVKENNVQENKSQSPEVKKPTITPDEGDVRRMHTSLKLNEVIRKMSSEAQLVILNLPGPPRDTKMERESNYMEFLEVLTEGLERVLMVRGSGREVITIYS, from the exons GCGATGGAGGCGGCGCCGGCGGAGATGGCGATCCTATCGTCGGCAGCACCAATTCCGAGAAGAAGTCAGGATATGAGACCAATCTGTATCTCTACAGT GAGGAGATGGAGGATCGGCCGCGTATCTCGACGCTGCTCAACAGCTTGGCCAGCTATACTAACACCATCCCCGCCCCGACCGACCCGGACAGCAAGTCGGCTCCGGCCGCGGGGGGTGGAGCGCGGATGGGCACCCTCATAGGTGTCTACCTGCCGTGTATTCAGAATATCTTTGGCGTGATCCTCTTTATCCGGCTGACGTGGGTGGTTGGCACGGCTGGCGCTCTTCAGGGCTTCTTCATCGTGCTCTGCTGTTGTTGCGTT ACAATGCTAACGGCGATCAGTATGAGTGCTATCGCTACCAACGGCAAGGTGCCGGCCGGCGGTTCTTACTTCATGATATCGAGAAGCTTAGGCCCGGAATTCGGCGGCGCAGTGGGTATGCTGTTTTACACCGGCACCACTTTGGCCGCCGCGATGTACATCATCGGTGCCGTGGAGATCGTCCTc ACTTACATGGCGCCGTCACTCAGCATATTTGGCGACTTCACGAAAGACGCCAACATTATGTACAATAACTTCCGAGTGTACGGCACGATCTTGCTAATGATAATGGGTACAATTGTCTTCGTGGGCGTGAAGTTTGTGAACAAGTTCGCCACGGTTGCGCTGGCCTGCGTCATTTTGTCCATCATTGCAGTCTACGTGGGACTCTTCGTGAACATCAATGGCAACGAATCTCTGAA ATTGTGCGTGCTTGGTAGAAGGCTGTTAAAGGACCTCAACGTCGCAActgattgcaataaaaatgttagcGGTGTTTTACACCGGCTTTATTGCGGCAACAGCACGAGACAACAACAATGCGACCCGTATTACCTGCAGAACAATCTAACCGTCATGAATGGCATTCGCGGTTTGGCCAGCGGCGTATTCCTAG AGAACGTATGGGACAGCTACCAAGAGGAGGGTCAGTTAATCGTTTACGGAAGCGACCCGAAGGACATGGATGTTCTGTCGGGATCCAGCTTCAATCAGGTCCAAGTCGATCTCACCACGACTTTCACTATTCTCATCGGTATATTCTTCCCTTCCGTAACAG GCATCATGGCGGGCTCCAATCGATCCGGCGATCTGGCGGACGCTCAGAAATCCATCCCGATCGGTACAATTTGCGCGATCCTGACCACCTCTACCGTCTACCTGTCCACCGTCTTACTCTTCGCCGGCACCGTTGACAACCTGCTACTACGCGACAAGTTTGGTCAGAGTATTGGCGGCAAGCTCGTGGTAGCGAACATGGCATGGCCGAATCAATGGGTGATTCTGATCGGTTCGTTTCTGTCCACCTTGGGCGCGGGCCTCCAATCGTTGACGGGAGCGCCGCGGCTGCTGCAAGCGATCGCCAGGGATGGCATCATTCCTTTCCTGAGCCCGTTTGCCACGAGTTCCAGCCGGGGCGAGCCCACCCGTGCCCTGGTGCTCACCGTGTTGATCTGCCAATGCGGCATCCTGCTCGGCAACGTGGACTACCTGGCGCCGCTGCTGTCCATGTTCTTCCTCATGTGCTACGGCTTCGTGAACCTCGCTTGCGCTCTGCAAACTCTGCTGCGCACGCCCAACTGGCGACCCCGCTTCAAGTACTATCACTGGAGCCTATCGTTTCTCGGCTTGGCGCTCTGCATCGCCATCATGTTCATGACTAGCTGGTACTACGCGCTGCTGGCGATGGGCATGGCCGGCTGTATCTACAAGTACATCGAGTACCGCGGCGCCGAGAAGGAATGGGGTGACGGTATTCGTGGTCTGGCGCTCTCCGCGGCCAGGTACTCGCTGCTCAGACTCGAGGAGGGCCCGCCGCACACGAAGAACTGGCGTCCGCAGATCCTGATTCTCGCCAAGCTCACCGACGACCTGGTGCCCAAGTACCGCAAACTCTTCGCTTTCGCCAACCAGCTGAAGGCCGGTAAAGGTCTCACCATCAGCGTCAGCTGTATCTCCGGCGACTACACGCAGAACTCGGGCGAGGCGCTGGCAGCCAAGCAAAGTCTCAAGAAAACCGCGACGGAGGAGAAGGTGAAGGGTTTCGTGGATGTTCTCGTGGTGAGAAACATCGTCGACGGACTGAGCTCGCTGGTACAAACCACCGGGCTCGGCGGTCTGAAGCCAAACACGGTGATACTAGGCTGGCCGTACGGCTGGAGGCAATCCGAAGAGGAGAGAACCTGGCGAGTCTTCCTGCAGACTGTCAGGAGCGTCCAGGCTGCCAAGATGGCACTGCTGGTACCCAAAGGCATAAACTTCTTCCCGGATTCCAGCGAGAAGATAATCGGCAACATCGACGTCTGGTGGATCGTGCACGACGGTGGCTTGCTGATGCTGCTGCCATTCCTGTTGAAGCAGCATCGCACTTGGAAGAACTGTAAGATGAGGATCTTCACAGTCGCGCAGATGGAGGACAACTCGATACAGATGAAGAAAGACCTGAAGAAGTTTCTTTACGACCTGAGGATTGAGGCGGAGGTTGAAATCGTCGAAATG ACGAATACCGACATCTCTGCGTACACGTACGAGCGTACCTTGATTATGGAACAGAGGAACCAGATGCTCCGTGAATTACAATTGAACAAGAAGCAATCATTAGGAGTG GTGCAGTCATTGGTGGACTTCAACGAGGTACCCGCCGAGGAAAAATTACCTCTG GTGCAGGCGATCGTAGATCATCATCACAATGTGGACGCCAAAATACCGACGAAGGTGAGATTCCAGGAACCGGGTAATCAGAGCACAAACGTGACCGATGACACAAAGGAGAAGCTGATGCAGGATGGCGAATCGAACAATAAGGAGGACGCTGCCGAGGAGTCGAGCGAGAAAGAAGAAGTTAAGGAGaacaaagaagaagaagcgaaGCTGATCAGTGGTTCGCCCAAGgcggaaaataaagaaaatgcgGAGAAGGAAGTGAAGGAGAACAACGTGCAGGAAAATAAGAGCCAAAGTCCGGAAGTTAAGAAACCCACAATTACACC CGACGAGGGTGACGTGAGGCGTATGCACACCTCGTTGAAGTTGAACGAGGTGATTCGCAAAATGAGTAGCGAAGCACAGCTGGTTATTCTGAATCTTCCTGGACCACCGCGGGACACGAAGATGGAGCGTGAATCTAATT ATATGGAATTCCTCGAGGTGCTCACCGAAGGCTTGGAGAGGGTACTGATGGTGCGGGGTAGCGGACGCGAAGTGATCACCATCTACTCGTGA
- the kcc gene encoding solute carrier family 12 member 4 isoform X3, translating to MERFRVTPASNAVHYTKQPPLRDYDQPLNGTQLEHLVAISTSACDGGGAGGDGDPIVGSTNSEKKSGYETNLYLYSEEMEDRPRISTLLNSLASYTNTIPAPTDPDSKSAPAAGGGARMGTLIGVYLPCIQNIFGVILFIRLTWVVGTAGALQGFFIVLCCCCVTMLTAISMSAIATNGKVPAGGSYFMISRSLGPEFGGAVGMLFYTGTTLAAAMYIIGAVEIVLTYMAPSLSIFGDFTKDANIMYNNFRVYGTILLMIMGTIVFVGVKFVNKFATVALACVILSIIAVYVGLFVNINGNESLKLCVLGRRLLKDLNVATDCNKNVSGVLHRLYCGNSTRQQQCDPYYLQNNLTVMNGIRGLASGVFLENVWDSYQEEGQLIVYGSDPKDMDVLSGSSFNQVQVDLTTTFTILIGIFFPSVTGIMAGSNRSGDLADAQKSIPIGTICAILTTSTVYLSTVLLFAGTVDNLLLRDKFGQSIGGKLVVANMAWPNQWVILIGSFLSTLGAGLQSLTGAPRLLQAIARDGIIPFLSPFATSSSRGEPTRALVLTVLICQCGILLGNVDYLAPLLSMFFLMCYGFVNLACALQTLLRTPNWRPRFKYYHWSLSFLGLALCIAIMFMTSWYYALLAMGMAGCIYKYIEYRGAEKEWGDGIRGLALSAARYSLLRLEEGPPHTKNWRPQILILAKLTDDLVPKYRKLFAFANQLKAGKGLTISVSCISGDYTQNSGEALAAKQSLKKTATEEKVKGFVDVLVVRNIVDGLSSLVQTTGLGGLKPNTVILGWPYGWRQSEEERTWRVFLQTVRSVQAAKMALLVPKGINFFPDSSEKIIGNIDVWWIVHDGGLLMLLPFLLKQHRTWKNCKMRIFTVAQMEDNSIQMKKDLKKFLYDLRIEAEVEIVEMTNTDISAYTYERTLIMEQRNQMLRELQLNKKQSLGVVQAIVDHHHNVDAKIPTKVRFQEPGNQSTNVTDDTKEKLMQDGESNNKEDAAEESSEKEEVKENKEEEAKLISGSPKAENKENAEKEVKENNVQENKSQSPEVKKPTITPDEGDVRRMHTSLKLNEVIRKMSSEAQLVILNLPGPPRDTKMERESNYMEFLEVLTEGLERVLMVRGSGREVITIYS from the exons GCGATGGAGGCGGCGCCGGCGGAGATGGCGATCCTATCGTCGGCAGCACCAATTCCGAGAAGAAGTCAGGATATGAGACCAATCTGTATCTCTACAGT GAGGAGATGGAGGATCGGCCGCGTATCTCGACGCTGCTCAACAGCTTGGCCAGCTATACTAACACCATCCCCGCCCCGACCGACCCGGACAGCAAGTCGGCTCCGGCCGCGGGGGGTGGAGCGCGGATGGGCACCCTCATAGGTGTCTACCTGCCGTGTATTCAGAATATCTTTGGCGTGATCCTCTTTATCCGGCTGACGTGGGTGGTTGGCACGGCTGGCGCTCTTCAGGGCTTCTTCATCGTGCTCTGCTGTTGTTGCGTT ACAATGCTAACGGCGATCAGTATGAGTGCTATCGCTACCAACGGCAAGGTGCCGGCCGGCGGTTCTTACTTCATGATATCGAGAAGCTTAGGCCCGGAATTCGGCGGCGCAGTGGGTATGCTGTTTTACACCGGCACCACTTTGGCCGCCGCGATGTACATCATCGGTGCCGTGGAGATCGTCCTc ACTTACATGGCGCCGTCACTCAGCATATTTGGCGACTTCACGAAAGACGCCAACATTATGTACAATAACTTCCGAGTGTACGGCACGATCTTGCTAATGATAATGGGTACAATTGTCTTCGTGGGCGTGAAGTTTGTGAACAAGTTCGCCACGGTTGCGCTGGCCTGCGTCATTTTGTCCATCATTGCAGTCTACGTGGGACTCTTCGTGAACATCAATGGCAACGAATCTCTGAA ATTGTGCGTGCTTGGTAGAAGGCTGTTAAAGGACCTCAACGTCGCAActgattgcaataaaaatgttagcGGTGTTTTACACCGGCTTTATTGCGGCAACAGCACGAGACAACAACAATGCGACCCGTATTACCTGCAGAACAATCTAACCGTCATGAATGGCATTCGCGGTTTGGCCAGCGGCGTATTCCTAG AGAACGTATGGGACAGCTACCAAGAGGAGGGTCAGTTAATCGTTTACGGAAGCGACCCGAAGGACATGGATGTTCTGTCGGGATCCAGCTTCAATCAGGTCCAAGTCGATCTCACCACGACTTTCACTATTCTCATCGGTATATTCTTCCCTTCCGTAACAG GCATCATGGCGGGCTCCAATCGATCCGGCGATCTGGCGGACGCTCAGAAATCCATCCCGATCGGTACAATTTGCGCGATCCTGACCACCTCTACCGTCTACCTGTCCACCGTCTTACTCTTCGCCGGCACCGTTGACAACCTGCTACTACGCGACAAGTTTGGTCAGAGTATTGGCGGCAAGCTCGTGGTAGCGAACATGGCATGGCCGAATCAATGGGTGATTCTGATCGGTTCGTTTCTGTCCACCTTGGGCGCGGGCCTCCAATCGTTGACGGGAGCGCCGCGGCTGCTGCAAGCGATCGCCAGGGATGGCATCATTCCTTTCCTGAGCCCGTTTGCCACGAGTTCCAGCCGGGGCGAGCCCACCCGTGCCCTGGTGCTCACCGTGTTGATCTGCCAATGCGGCATCCTGCTCGGCAACGTGGACTACCTGGCGCCGCTGCTGTCCATGTTCTTCCTCATGTGCTACGGCTTCGTGAACCTCGCTTGCGCTCTGCAAACTCTGCTGCGCACGCCCAACTGGCGACCCCGCTTCAAGTACTATCACTGGAGCCTATCGTTTCTCGGCTTGGCGCTCTGCATCGCCATCATGTTCATGACTAGCTGGTACTACGCGCTGCTGGCGATGGGCATGGCCGGCTGTATCTACAAGTACATCGAGTACCGCGGCGCCGAGAAGGAATGGGGTGACGGTATTCGTGGTCTGGCGCTCTCCGCGGCCAGGTACTCGCTGCTCAGACTCGAGGAGGGCCCGCCGCACACGAAGAACTGGCGTCCGCAGATCCTGATTCTCGCCAAGCTCACCGACGACCTGGTGCCCAAGTACCGCAAACTCTTCGCTTTCGCCAACCAGCTGAAGGCCGGTAAAGGTCTCACCATCAGCGTCAGCTGTATCTCCGGCGACTACACGCAGAACTCGGGCGAGGCGCTGGCAGCCAAGCAAAGTCTCAAGAAAACCGCGACGGAGGAGAAGGTGAAGGGTTTCGTGGATGTTCTCGTGGTGAGAAACATCGTCGACGGACTGAGCTCGCTGGTACAAACCACCGGGCTCGGCGGTCTGAAGCCAAACACGGTGATACTAGGCTGGCCGTACGGCTGGAGGCAATCCGAAGAGGAGAGAACCTGGCGAGTCTTCCTGCAGACTGTCAGGAGCGTCCAGGCTGCCAAGATGGCACTGCTGGTACCCAAAGGCATAAACTTCTTCCCGGATTCCAGCGAGAAGATAATCGGCAACATCGACGTCTGGTGGATCGTGCACGACGGTGGCTTGCTGATGCTGCTGCCATTCCTGTTGAAGCAGCATCGCACTTGGAAGAACTGTAAGATGAGGATCTTCACAGTCGCGCAGATGGAGGACAACTCGATACAGATGAAGAAAGACCTGAAGAAGTTTCTTTACGACCTGAGGATTGAGGCGGAGGTTGAAATCGTCGAAATG ACGAATACCGACATCTCTGCGTACACGTACGAGCGTACCTTGATTATGGAACAGAGGAACCAGATGCTCCGTGAATTACAATTGAACAAGAAGCAATCATTAGGAGTG GTGCAGGCGATCGTAGATCATCATCACAATGTGGACGCCAAAATACCGACGAAGGTGAGATTCCAGGAACCGGGTAATCAGAGCACAAACGTGACCGATGACACAAAGGAGAAGCTGATGCAGGATGGCGAATCGAACAATAAGGAGGACGCTGCCGAGGAGTCGAGCGAGAAAGAAGAAGTTAAGGAGaacaaagaagaagaagcgaaGCTGATCAGTGGTTCGCCCAAGgcggaaaataaagaaaatgcgGAGAAGGAAGTGAAGGAGAACAACGTGCAGGAAAATAAGAGCCAAAGTCCGGAAGTTAAGAAACCCACAATTACACC CGACGAGGGTGACGTGAGGCGTATGCACACCTCGTTGAAGTTGAACGAGGTGATTCGCAAAATGAGTAGCGAAGCACAGCTGGTTATTCTGAATCTTCCTGGACCACCGCGGGACACGAAGATGGAGCGTGAATCTAATT ATATGGAATTCCTCGAGGTGCTCACCGAAGGCTTGGAGAGGGTACTGATGGTGCGGGGTAGCGGACGCGAAGTGATCACCATCTACTCGTGA